A genomic region of Leptotrichia hofstadii contains the following coding sequences:
- a CDS encoding GTP-binding protein, whose amino-acid sequence MKKLKILVISGFLGAGKTTFIKEMVRCTKREYVIFENEFGDVNIDGEILRNNSEEMNRNMENGIEREDVELNVWELTSGCACCSTKADFISSLLVIDNTLNPDFLIVEPSGIAILSNILNNVANASYERIKIFPPITIVDARTYFKYRNKYAEIFMDQVKKAAHIQLSKTENMTDDEINLIYEDIKAVNQNAHIHTADYHNQSMDYWNSLFSGELLKTGNSDLIDVKNKMQNVTYKNSYADNPAILVSFLDKLILGYYGDINRAKGVFKAFSCNMHFDVADTSYNIAILKDNAPNNAVFIGNQIDKELLIRELDEMRNLK is encoded by the coding sequence GTGAAAAAATTGAAAATACTTGTTATTTCGGGCTTTCTTGGAGCAGGAAAAACTACATTTATTAAAGAGATGGTTAGATGCACAAAAAGGGAATATGTAATTTTTGAAAATGAATTTGGAGATGTAAATATTGATGGTGAAATATTGAGAAATAATAGCGAAGAAATGAACAGAAATATGGAGAATGGAATAGAAAGGGAAGATGTGGAATTGAATGTCTGGGAACTTACAAGCGGCTGTGCCTGCTGCAGTACCAAGGCAGATTTCATATCCTCGCTTCTTGTCATAGACAATACCTTAAATCCTGATTTTTTAATAGTAGAGCCGTCAGGAATCGCTATTTTGAGCAATATTTTAAATAATGTCGCAAATGCCAGTTATGAAAGGATAAAAATATTTCCACCAATAACAATAGTAGATGCCAGAACATATTTCAAGTACAGGAACAAGTATGCTGAAATATTTATGGATCAAGTGAAAAAGGCTGCACATATACAACTTTCAAAAACTGAAAATATGACAGATGATGAAATAAATCTAATCTATGAGGATATAAAAGCAGTTAATCAAAATGCACATATTCACACGGCTGATTATCATAATCAAAGTATGGATTATTGGAACAGCCTTTTTAGCGGAGAACTTTTAAAAACAGGAAATTCAGATTTAATAGATGTCAAAAATAAAATGCAGAATGTTACCTATAAAAATTCGTATGCTGATAATCCTGCGATTCTTGTATCTTTTCTGGATAAGCTGATTTTAGGCTATTATGGAGATATAAACAGAGCAAAAGGGGTATTTAAAGCATTTAGCTGCAATATGCACTTTGATGTGGCAGATACAAGTTACAATATTGCGATTTTGAAAGATAATGCTCCTAATAATGCAGTTTTTATAGGGAATCAGATTGATAAGGAACTGCTAATAAGAGAGCTTGATGAAATGAGAAATTTAAAATAA
- a CDS encoding MATE family efflux transporter, producing MLFKAQSNEERRQMILNGKVINTLLFLSIPTLLVGIIQALIPLSDSLFLNRLTSVEVASSVTFSQPVLNIMIALSQGLGVATLVMLGRLYGKGRMLAVKETMLQIFVFSFFIGLLLIPVCMFTAFLISNNTTSEIRNNVYTYISLYSLIMPFVFLAAIYNSSKNAIGRPEVTFVRIFLLLILKIIFNSIFLYVLKMGIVGAVMASLFSYIVVTIWMFYDLFLKSGDIKLNLRSYTIKLPIIKRLLKIGFPSMLNYAFLYLGFFLINKEMEKFGAVALNAQGIASNINAICFILPSSIGTTVSSMISINMGIGNVKKSKDVFKVGWITGVTISILTIALILPISLPLVLTFTKVQKVIKIADKALHIYTYSVIGFSVFMIAQGVFIALGRTKVPLVMSILRIWLLRYIFILLTQKYLGLYSIFWGNLFSNTLAGIIFFILVKVIDWKKGIKAGK from the coding sequence ATGTTATTTAAAGCTCAATCGAATGAAGAACGCCGTCAGATGATTTTAAATGGGAAAGTTATTAATACTTTGCTTTTTTTATCTATTCCAACATTGCTTGTCGGAATTATTCAAGCACTTATCCCACTCTCAGACAGTCTATTTTTAAATAGGCTCACAAGTGTGGAAGTTGCCAGCTCCGTCACGTTCAGCCAGCCTGTACTGAATATTATGATTGCATTATCACAAGGGCTGGGAGTGGCTACACTGGTTATGCTTGGGCGGCTGTATGGAAAAGGGCGTATGTTGGCTGTTAAGGAAACGATGTTACAAATCTTTGTATTCAGTTTTTTTATTGGACTTTTATTAATTCCTGTATGTATGTTTACAGCTTTTTTAATTTCAAATAACACAACCTCTGAAATTCGTAACAATGTTTATACATATATTTCGCTTTATTCACTCATAATGCCCTTTGTATTTTTAGCTGCCATTTACAATTCTTCAAAAAATGCGATTGGACGTCCTGAGGTTACATTTGTTAGAATTTTTCTTTTATTAATTTTAAAAATTATTTTTAATTCAATTTTTTTATATGTTTTAAAAATGGGAATTGTGGGTGCAGTAATGGCATCACTCTTTTCTTACATAGTTGTTACAATCTGGATGTTTTACGATTTATTTTTAAAAAGTGGAGATATAAAACTTAATTTACGAAGTTACACAATAAAATTGCCAATTATAAAACGATTATTAAAAATCGGTTTTCCTTCAATGTTAAATTACGCCTTCTTGTATCTTGGATTTTTTCTTATAAACAAGGAAATGGAAAAATTTGGAGCTGTTGCCTTGAATGCTCAGGGAATTGCTTCCAATATCAATGCAATCTGCTTTATTTTACCATCCTCAATAGGAACCACCGTTTCCTCAATGATTAGTATAAATATGGGAATTGGAAATGTAAAAAAATCTAAGGATGTGTTCAAGGTGGGCTGGATAACTGGCGTTACTATTTCAATTTTGACTATTGCCTTAATCCTGCCTATTTCATTACCACTCGTATTAACTTTTACAAAGGTTCAAAAAGTAATAAAAATTGCTGACAAGGCTCTCCATATTTACACGTACTCAGTAATCGGATTCAGTGTCTTTATGATAGCACAGGGAGTTTTTATAGCACTTGGAAGAACAAAAGTTCCGTTAGTTATGTCAATTTTAAGAATCTGGCTGTTAAGATACATCTTTATTTTATTGACACAAAAATATCTTGGCCTTTATTCAATATTCTGGGGAAATTTATTTTCAAATACACTGGCTGGAATAATATTCTTTATTTTAGTCAAAGTTATTGACTGGAAGAAAGGAATAAAAGCTGGAAAATAA
- a CDS encoding tetratricopeptide repeat protein codes for MKKIILILVSVLFLVSCSRGIPFSEEEKGALKKAKTEIAEMKKNPTMAEKEKILQKGLEVQKKYLRIGVVYFKSVEKDIPIADYYLARNYSARGKNEKALKWARKGSDRGVKEASAFAGQIYANQRDEINARKYYIKAMDQGDYREDTLFRVWVYGERKEINSEVVEAFKRNLNKNIDVKNALAFYYQRHDYFDEAEKLYKELVDEKYPNAERLLGELYMSKKDYDKAEEWLLKESEKLFSHSEDNVKRIEEKRARLLRLLAEVYEMKGDYGKAENSLLKAKELAHKELALTSLAKLYEKQGKYSQALKINEELEQLKKTKNRKIKS; via the coding sequence ATGAAAAAGATAATTTTAATTTTGGTAAGTGTATTATTTTTAGTGAGCTGTAGTAGGGGTATTCCTTTCTCGGAGGAGGAAAAAGGAGCTTTAAAAAAGGCAAAAACAGAAATTGCTGAAATGAAGAAGAATCCGACAATGGCAGAAAAAGAAAAAATTTTGCAAAAAGGGCTGGAAGTTCAGAAAAAATATTTACGAATTGGGGTAGTGTATTTTAAAAGTGTGGAAAAGGATATTCCAATAGCAGATTATTATCTAGCAAGAAATTATAGTGCGAGAGGAAAAAATGAAAAGGCACTCAAATGGGCAAGAAAAGGCTCGGATAGAGGAGTAAAGGAAGCAAGTGCATTTGCAGGACAGATTTATGCTAATCAGAGAGATGAAATAAATGCAAGAAAATATTATATAAAGGCAATGGATCAGGGAGATTATAGGGAAGATACATTGTTTAGAGTGTGGGTATATGGAGAAAGGAAAGAAATTAATAGCGAAGTGGTGGAAGCGTTTAAAAGAAATTTAAATAAAAATATTGATGTAAAAAATGCTTTGGCTTTTTATTATCAGAGGCACGATTACTTTGATGAAGCTGAAAAACTCTACAAGGAGCTTGTTGATGAAAAATATCCGAATGCAGAAAGACTTTTAGGGGAGCTTTATATGTCGAAAAAAGATTATGATAAGGCGGAAGAATGGCTGTTAAAGGAATCAGAAAAATTGTTTTCACATTCAGAAGACAATGTAAAACGGATTGAAGAAAAAAGAGCAAGATTATTGCGTCTGTTAGCAGAAGTTTATGAAATGAAAGGAGATTACGGCAAGGCTGAAAATAGTCTTTTAAAAGCAAAAGAACTTGCACATAAGGAACTTGCATTAACGAGTTTAGCCAAATTATATGAAAAGCAAGGGAAATATAGTCAAGCTTTAAAAATAAATGAAGAATTAGAACAATTGAAAAAAACAAAAAACAGAAAAATTAAATCATAA
- a CDS encoding tetratricopeptide repeat protein, giving the protein MNKCILLMLLCLLIGCRNQGNDVVIKDIDDVNFYLENKKDPEKAQLMARIAFELEKENYEEAEKYFLKLAKYDKTAYVSLANMYYEHIDKKEGEKRYEIAFEKGNKRAGTILGMIAEDNNDYKKAEEWYKKSLDKENVLGYKSFATFLYKTNRKNEAEKYFIEAGNRKDADSMLYLIKMYYMKKDTEKLKYWQDKILNTKEIFRFDDEANDLLEYSLSKDRMDKEFFELYIKGEESILKKDYDTAEKYFLQMEKLKKEGILYTADFYYRFKDEKEKGMEKYKKAYENGLKKAAVFIGIIEHRNRNIDEAKKWYRIAANAEYTDSQIYLAQILEEEGYKLESFDLYLKAAELKDYRAINYLLKYYYREKNLKEIKKRVDVVKKSNGLKNYSEADSGRIREYEKFLKEKE; this is encoded by the coding sequence ATGAATAAATGTATTTTACTGATGTTACTTTGTCTGTTAATAGGATGTAGAAATCAAGGAAATGATGTGGTAATAAAAGATATTGATGACGTTAATTTTTATCTGGAAAATAAGAAAGATCCTGAAAAAGCTCAATTAATGGCAAGAATTGCCTTTGAACTGGAAAAGGAAAACTATGAAGAAGCAGAAAAGTATTTTTTAAAACTGGCAAAATACGATAAAACCGCTTATGTTTCGCTTGCAAATATGTATTATGAACATATTGATAAAAAAGAAGGGGAAAAGAGATATGAAATAGCTTTTGAAAAAGGAAATAAAAGGGCAGGTACAATTTTGGGGATGATTGCTGAGGATAATAATGATTATAAAAAGGCAGAAGAATGGTACAAAAAATCATTGGATAAAGAGAATGTATTAGGATATAAATCTTTTGCTACGTTTTTATATAAAACAAATAGAAAAAATGAGGCTGAGAAATATTTTATAGAAGCTGGAAATCGTAAGGATGCGGATTCGATGTTATATTTAATAAAAATGTATTATATGAAAAAAGATACAGAAAAATTGAAATACTGGCAAGATAAAATATTAAATACAAAAGAAATTTTTAGATTTGATGATGAAGCAAATGATTTACTGGAATACAGTTTATCAAAAGATAGAATGGATAAAGAGTTCTTTGAGTTGTATATAAAAGGAGAGGAAAGTATTTTAAAAAAAGATTATGATACAGCAGAAAAATATTTTTTACAAATGGAGAAGTTAAAAAAAGAAGGAATTTTGTATACAGCTGATTTTTATTATCGTTTTAAGGATGAAAAAGAAAAAGGAATGGAAAAATATAAAAAAGCATATGAAAATGGTTTAAAGAAAGCTGCTGTTTTTATAGGAATTATTGAGCATAGAAATAGAAATATTGATGAAGCAAAAAAATGGTATAGGATAGCAGCGAATGCAGAATACACTGATTCACAAATATATTTAGCACAAATTTTGGAAGAAGAAGGTTATAAACTCGAATCTTTTGATTTGTATTTAAAAGCGGCTGAGCTAAAAGATTATAGAGCAATAAATTATTTATTAAAATATTACTACAGAGAGAAAAATTTGAAAGAAATAAAAAAACGGGTAGATGTAGTTAAAAAATCAAATGGATTAAAAAATTATAGTGAAGCTGACAGTGGAAGAATAAGAGAATATGAAAAATTTTTAAAAGAAAAAGAGTAA
- a CDS encoding DUF4926 domain-containing protein: MKMKNGDFMFDEYDVVKAKRKLSDKVLKNSIGTVVMIFPEFPNDYTVEFMKDEKTLDILDIKGEDIKKININL; encoded by the coding sequence ATGAAAATGAAAAATGGAGATTTTATGTTTGATGAATATGATGTAGTAAAAGCAAAAAGAAAATTATCTGATAAAGTTTTAAAGAATTCGATTGGAACAGTTGTGATGATATTTCCTGAATTTCCAAATGATTATACGGTAGAGTTTATGAAAGACGAGAAGACTTTGGATATTTTAGATATTAAGGGGGAGGATATTAAAAAAATTAATATAAATTTGTAA
- a CDS encoding FAD-dependent oxidoreductase: protein MKKYDAVIIGFGKGGKTLAGFLAGKGQNVALIEKSDKMYGGTCINIGCIPTKKLVDSTKVLKNKGLNGIEEKERFYTESINNKNTLIGALRGKNYEMLATKENIDIYDGFGNFVSKNVVNIESNGENVQIEGEKIFINTGSTTIIPGIKGLKESNHVYTSTSIMELKELPKKLTILGAGYIGLEFASMYADFGSEVTVIDLAQRLMPREDEEIADRAKAIFEAKGIKFLLESKIEEIIDKNGKGYVQISQGASKSEIESDAILVAIGRKPNTEGLNLEAAGVKTDEKGAVVVDETLKTTADNIWAMGDVKGGLQFTYISLDDFRIIRDNLYNGGNRTVNDRNVIPYSVFINPPLSRVGMTESEAIAKGYEVKTGRLEAMAIPKAKIEGVTDGLLKAVIDAKTDKILGCTLLCNTSHEMINIVAAAMKAEQKYTFLKDMIFTHPTMSEALNDLFGSVK from the coding sequence ATGAAAAAATATGATGCAGTAATAATTGGATTTGGAAAAGGTGGAAAAACTTTGGCAGGATTTTTGGCTGGGAAAGGTCAGAATGTGGCGTTGATTGAGAAATCGGACAAGATGTACGGAGGGACTTGTATAAATATTGGGTGTATTCCTACAAAAAAACTTGTTGACAGTACAAAAGTTCTTAAAAATAAAGGATTAAATGGTATCGAGGAAAAGGAGAGATTTTATACAGAAAGTATAAATAATAAAAATACATTAATTGGTGCGTTACGTGGAAAAAATTATGAAATGCTGGCTACAAAGGAAAATATTGATATTTATGATGGATTTGGAAACTTTGTTTCAAAAAATGTAGTTAATATTGAAAGCAATGGGGAAAATGTTCAGATTGAAGGGGAAAAAATATTTATAAATACAGGTTCAACTACAATAATCCCTGGTATAAAAGGGCTTAAAGAAAGTAACCACGTTTATACAAGCACTTCAATTATGGAATTAAAGGAACTTCCTAAAAAATTGACTATTTTGGGAGCAGGGTACATTGGACTGGAATTTGCTTCGATGTATGCTGATTTTGGATCAGAAGTTACAGTGATTGATTTGGCACAAAGACTTATGCCTAGAGAAGATGAAGAAATTGCTGACAGGGCAAAGGCAATATTTGAGGCAAAAGGAATCAAATTTTTACTGGAATCAAAAATTGAGGAAATCATTGATAAAAATGGAAAAGGATATGTGCAAATTTCACAAGGGGCGAGCAAGAGCGAAATTGAATCAGACGCAATTCTTGTGGCAATCGGAAGAAAACCTAATACAGAAGGTCTTAATTTAGAAGCGGCAGGAGTAAAAACTGACGAAAAAGGTGCTGTTGTAGTTGACGAAACATTGAAAACGACAGCTGATAACATTTGGGCAATGGGAGATGTGAAAGGCGGACTTCAGTTTACATATATTTCTCTTGATGACTTTAGAATAATAAGAGATAACCTTTATAATGGAGGAAATAGAACAGTAAATGATAGAAATGTAATTCCATACAGCGTATTCATAAATCCACCTTTATCAAGAGTTGGAATGACTGAAAGCGAAGCAATTGCTAAAGGATATGAAGTAAAAACAGGAAGACTTGAAGCAATGGCAATTCCAAAAGCAAAAATAGAAGGTGTAACAGATGGACTACTTAAAGCAGTTATAGACGCAAAAACAGATAAAATACTGGGATGTACTTTATTATGCAACACTTCCCACGAAATGATAAACATTGTTGCAGCGGCTATGAAAGCTGAACAAAAATATACATTCCTAAAAGATATGATATTTACTCATCCGACAATGAGCGAGGCTTTGAATGATTTATTTGGGAGCGTGAAATAA
- the hemL gene encoding glutamate-1-semialdehyde 2,1-aminomutase, with product MCTENSRKIYEKAKESIPGGVNSPVRAFQSVDKEYPIFIKGGNGSRLYDEDGNEYVDMIGSWGPMILGHNYPKVLEVVKKELENGTSFGLPTKKEVELAELVKSCFPSIEKLRLTTSGTEAAMASVRVARAFTGKNKIIKFEGCYHGHSDSLLVKAGSGLLTFSHQDSNGITEGVVKDTITLPFGDFEKLKETLENDDDIACVIIEPIPANMGLIETEKEYLEKVRKITKEKNVVLIFDEVISGFRVSLGGAQKVFGITPDLTVLGKIIGGGYPVGGFGGKKEIMNLISPVGNVYHAGTLSGNPISVAAGIETISILKENPEIYENVNKKTENLVNKINELIKKYDIPASVNHFGSLFTIFFSKEKVKTLEDAINTNDEFYSIYFDTMLENGVIVPPSKYEAHFVSYIHNDEDVEKLLKGVEKTFQKIAEKLK from the coding sequence CTGTGTACGGAAAATTCAAGAAAAATTTATGAAAAAGCTAAAGAGTCAATACCAGGCGGAGTAAATAGTCCAGTTAGAGCATTTCAGTCAGTGGACAAGGAGTATCCCATTTTTATTAAAGGTGGAAATGGGAGCAGACTTTATGATGAGGATGGAAATGAGTATGTGGATATGATAGGTTCCTGGGGGCCTATGATTTTGGGGCATAATTATCCGAAAGTTTTGGAGGTTGTAAAGAAAGAGCTTGAAAATGGTACTTCTTTTGGACTTCCTACGAAAAAGGAAGTGGAACTGGCAGAACTTGTAAAGAGCTGTTTTCCTTCGATTGAAAAATTAAGATTGACTACTTCTGGGACAGAAGCGGCTATGGCCAGTGTGAGAGTTGCCCGTGCGTTTACTGGAAAGAATAAGATTATAAAATTTGAAGGATGTTATCATGGGCATTCGGATTCATTGCTGGTTAAAGCTGGTTCAGGACTTTTGACATTTTCACATCAGGATAGTAACGGAATTACCGAAGGAGTTGTGAAGGATACGATAACATTGCCTTTTGGAGATTTTGAGAAATTGAAGGAAACTTTGGAAAATGATGATGATATTGCGTGTGTGATTATTGAGCCAATTCCAGCAAATATGGGACTTATCGAAACAGAAAAGGAATATTTGGAAAAAGTGCGTAAAATCACGAAAGAAAAAAATGTGGTGTTAATTTTTGACGAGGTAATTTCTGGATTTAGGGTTTCGTTAGGCGGTGCTCAAAAAGTATTTGGAATTACACCTGATTTAACTGTTCTTGGAAAGATTATTGGCGGTGGCTATCCAGTTGGTGGATTTGGTGGAAAAAAGGAAATTATGAACTTAATTTCGCCAGTTGGTAATGTTTATCACGCTGGAACGCTTTCCGGAAATCCAATTTCAGTTGCTGCTGGGATAGAAACAATTTCGATTTTGAAGGAAAATCCTGAAATTTATGAAAATGTAAATAAAAAAACGGAAAATTTGGTAAATAAAATTAATGAATTAATAAAAAAATATGATATTCCAGCAAGTGTAAACCATTTTGGAAGCTTATTTACAATATTTTTCTCAAAGGAAAAAGTGAAAACTTTGGAAGATGCAATTAATACGAATGATGAATTTTACAGCATATATTTTGATACAATGCTTGAAAATGGAGTAATTGTGCCACCTTCAAAATATGAGGCACATTTTGTTTCTTATATTCATAATGATGAGGATGTGGAAAAGTTGTTGAAGGGTGTGGAAAAAACTTTTCAAAAAATTGCTGAAAAATTAAAATAA
- the cobT gene encoding nicotinate-nucleotide--dimethylbenzimidazole phosphoribosyltransferase, translating to MEIRKSEKTGEILFDTIKKITALDRNRMKKKENELNSLLKTPKGLGKLEELAIRLEGMSENYKPCKKMVLVMAADNGVEREKVSKSKRVITQYVVEAMLNGKSSINALSMLYNADVKVVDLGIDESSDIKKEIDLSGIINRKIMESGTNNIAKNAAMEYEDAVKAIETGIEVVDDFVREGYNLFATGEMGIGNTTTSSTVLKVLTDLSLDEIVGYGSGIDDKTLEHKKNVVKKAVEVNGLSKFFEENIKGTKKKEKFEKNKIIDVLAKVGGLDIAGMVGTYLGCAKNRVPVVIDGFISSISALVTYKICPDCRNFMIASHLSEEPGMKYIMKELDLEPMLFMNMKLGEGTGAVMMFPVIEGACNITEVVRKYPDI from the coding sequence ATGGAAATCAGAAAAAGTGAAAAGACAGGAGAAATTTTATTTGATACAATAAAAAAAATAACAGCTTTAGATAGAAATAGAATGAAAAAAAAAGAAAATGAACTGAATTCGTTGCTAAAAACTCCAAAAGGACTGGGAAAACTGGAAGAACTGGCAATCAGGCTTGAGGGAATGAGTGAAAATTATAAACCTTGCAAAAAAATGGTGCTTGTAATGGCAGCCGATAACGGTGTGGAAAGAGAAAAGGTCAGCAAATCTAAAAGAGTAATAACGCAGTATGTAGTGGAAGCAATGTTAAATGGCAAATCATCAATTAATGCTCTCTCAATGCTGTATAATGCTGATGTGAAAGTGGTAGATCTGGGAATTGATGAGAGTTCAGACATTAAAAAAGAAATAGATTTGTCGGGAATTATTAACAGAAAAATTATGGAATCAGGTACTAATAATATTGCTAAAAATGCTGCAATGGAGTATGAAGATGCTGTGAAGGCTATAGAAACTGGGATTGAAGTGGTTGATGATTTTGTGAGAGAGGGATACAATTTATTTGCAACTGGAGAAATGGGGATTGGAAATACTACGACTAGCAGTACGGTTTTGAAGGTTCTGACAGATTTGTCGCTGGATGAAATTGTCGGTTATGGAAGCGGCATCGATGATAAAACTTTGGAGCATAAGAAGAATGTTGTTAAAAAAGCAGTTGAAGTAAATGGATTGTCAAAATTTTTTGAAGAAAATATAAAGGGAACGAAAAAGAAAGAAAAATTTGAAAAAAATAAAATAATAGATGTACTGGCAAAAGTTGGGGGACTTGATATTGCTGGAATGGTGGGAACTTATCTAGGATGTGCAAAAAATCGTGTACCTGTTGTGATAGATGGCTTTATTTCATCAATTTCCGCCCTTGTTACTTATAAAATCTGTCCAGATTGCAGGAATTTTATGATTGCTTCCCACTTGAGCGAAGAGCCTGGAATGAAGTATATTATGAAAGAACTGGATTTAGAGCCAATGCTCTTTATGAATATGAAATTGGGGGAAGGTACTGGGGCTGTTATGATGTTCCCTGTGATTGAGGGAGCTTGTAATATTACCGAAGTTGTAAGAAAATATCCTGACATATAA
- a CDS encoding porin family protein, with translation MKKILLLLGLVVSATAMAGVAEVRVGGDLSNRATFKDTDNTTWRINKDALKRGFEITGEYRTPVFNENLEMGGGIAYKYNKLSSKNLEGVSVKGLSSVPVYFTTRYNFKNDSEVTPYVKGNLGVAFNSGKIEAKGGASSVKFKFDSGIYYGIGAGIQYKNFVTDLSYNVNSLRTKLDVDLPGYKANSKFNTNHGALTLGVGYSFGL, from the coding sequence GTGAAAAAAATATTGTTATTATTGGGACTAGTTGTAAGTGCAACTGCTATGGCCGGTGTTGCTGAAGTTAGAGTAGGTGGTGACTTGTCAAATCGAGCAACATTTAAGGATACAGATAACACAACATGGAGAATCAACAAAGATGCATTAAAAAGAGGATTTGAAATTACAGGTGAATATAGAACACCAGTATTTAATGAAAATCTTGAAATGGGTGGAGGAATTGCTTATAAATATAATAAATTAAGCAGTAAAAACTTAGAAGGAGTTAGTGTAAAAGGACTTAGTTCAGTACCTGTATACTTTACAACAAGATATAATTTTAAAAATGATTCTGAAGTTACACCTTACGTAAAAGGTAACTTAGGAGTTGCATTCAACTCTGGAAAAATAGAAGCTAAAGGCGGAGCTTCTAGTGTTAAATTCAAATTTGATTCAGGAATTTATTATGGAATTGGAGCTGGAATTCAATACAAAAACTTTGTAACTGATTTATCATATAATGTAAATAGTCTGAGAACAAAATTAGATGTGGATCTTCCTGGATATAAAGCAAACAGTAAATTCAATACTAATCACGGAGCGCTTACTTTAGGAGTAGGTTACTCGTTCGGATTATAA
- a CDS encoding autotransporter outer membrane beta-barrel domain-containing protein → MRKILLLGAIIISANTFSMSFNGVSNGSGSSYSGGSMSGGKFSGDVRINNGDFTLTLNPSEEISAGTKVTVAPGASFKVVDTSGNVIGTITSGNSFTFNGVVTGTSTSFSTTPTPTPTPTPSTPASTTPTNPTTPSTPVAPVTPATSSASLPVVEGARSKVDYELTKAITANSFRDLEQVKKDNGTNFNIQYLGSAGSYDKTGKYSSKTNGAAISGTKNFGNFTLGAGFGYERSDVKYKKNYVGTKEKLDSYQLSLGGRYDFTDNVDLISVLTYGNNKHKFDNHSNIKYDSSVIDFQTRLGYKFISGVDENTYIKPYIGLGVTSVQEDAFNVANIQYGKAKGTNGNGTAGIYGQTKVGPVDLYGNLEFQQRFGKKSYHGERIVSSNGIELFKQAALDYDKSSFNLGLGANYNITDTFKLSGGYELQNSKNSVFKVGLGMHF, encoded by the coding sequence ATGAGAAAAATATTATTATTAGGAGCAATAATAATCAGTGCAAATACATTTTCCATGTCATTTAATGGAGTAAGTAACGGCTCAGGATCCAGCTATTCTGGAGGAAGTATGAGTGGAGGAAAGTTTAGTGGAGATGTCAGAATTAATAACGGAGATTTCACGTTGACATTAAATCCTTCGGAAGAAATATCTGCTGGAACAAAAGTTACTGTAGCACCGGGAGCAAGTTTTAAGGTTGTAGATACTAGCGGGAATGTGATAGGGACAATAACATCAGGAAACTCATTCACGTTTAATGGAGTGGTAACAGGTACAAGTACGTCATTTTCAACAACGCCAACACCAACTCCAACGCCAACACCGAGTACTCCTGCTTCGACAACTCCAACAAACCCAACAACGCCATCAACTCCTGTAGCACCAGTTACTCCAGCTACATCAAGTGCTTCATTGCCTGTCGTTGAAGGAGCAAGATCAAAAGTTGATTATGAGTTAACAAAAGCAATCACTGCAAACAGCTTTAGAGACTTAGAGCAAGTTAAAAAAGATAATGGAACAAACTTTAATATTCAATATCTTGGTAGTGCAGGTTCATACGATAAAACAGGAAAATATAGTTCAAAAACTAATGGAGCAGCTATTTCTGGAACTAAGAACTTTGGAAATTTTACGTTGGGTGCTGGATTTGGATATGAAAGATCTGATGTAAAATATAAGAAAAATTATGTTGGAACAAAGGAAAAATTAGATTCATATCAACTTTCATTAGGTGGAAGATATGATTTTACAGATAATGTTGATTTAATATCTGTTCTTACATATGGAAACAATAAACATAAATTTGATAATCATTCCAATATAAAATATGATTCTAGTGTAATTGATTTTCAAACTAGATTGGGGTATAAATTTATAAGTGGGGTAGATGAAAACACATATATTAAGCCATATATTGGATTAGGAGTGACAAGTGTTCAAGAAGATGCATTTAATGTTGCAAATATTCAATATGGAAAAGCAAAAGGAACTAATGGAAATGGAACAGCTGGTATTTATGGACAAACTAAGGTTGGACCAGTTGATTTATATGGAAATCTTGAATTTCAACAAAGATTTGGGAAAAAATCTTATCACGGAGAAAGAATTGTATCATCAAATGGTATAGAATTATTTAAACAGGCAGCGCTTGATTATGATAAAAGTTCATTTAATTTAGGACTTGGAGCAAATTACAATATTACAGACACATTTAAATTGTCAGGTGGATATGAATTGCAGAATAGTAAAAATAGCGTATTTAAAGTAGGTTTAGGAATGCATTTCTAA